In Sphaeramia orbicularis chromosome 14, fSphaOr1.1, whole genome shotgun sequence, the following are encoded in one genomic region:
- the zar1l gene encoding protein ZAR1-like translates to MEGFLSTFPPYNLCGVPACPPAPGSSWVKKEGPLMTPQGLNYLELCKAILSQVNPTLPPPLKKANTKECGVQVNAKVDKIIQCSLGPKTLFYQEGDNSVAPDSPKTPDLVKPEQLRFMRPVSIYSPVFDRRILMRKLSSDGESGGNDGAAEPAGCEDADQTAEDKLKDFKTTFQQSSKGSSLQFLEQRYGFFHCKKCNIRWESAYVWCISGTSKVYYKQLCRKCQVGFNPYRVESILCKSCSQTCCSCDKKQRHINMKRPHRQDLCCRCKGMRLSCDATYSFKYII, encoded by the exons ATGGAAGGGTTCCTGTCCACCTTCCCACCCTACAACCTCTGCGGCGTCCCAGCCTGCCCCCCGGCTCCGGGCAGCAGCTGGGTAAAGAAAGAGGGCCCACTCATGACCCCCCAGGGCCTTAACTACTTGGAGCTCTGCAAGGCCATTCTGTCCCAAGTCAACCCCACTTTACCCCCTCCCCTCAAGAAAGCCAACACCAAAGAGTGCGGTGTGCAAGTAAATGCCAAAGTGGATAAAATCATTCAGTGCTCGCTGGGTCCAAAAACTCTATTCTACCAGGAAGGCGACAATTCAGTGGCCCCCGACTCCCCAAAGACCCCGGATCTGGTCAAACCTGAGCAGCTGCGCTTCATGAGACCCGTTTCCATTTACTCTCCAGTGTTTGACCGCAGGATCCTGATGAGAAAGTTGAGCAGTGATGGTGAGAGTGGAGGGAATGATGGAGCTGCAGAACCTGCAGGATGTGAGGATGCAGATCAGACTGCTGAGGACAAACTAAAAGATTTCAAGACAACTTTTCAGCAGTCTTCTAAGGGCTCCAGCTTGCAG TTCCTGGAGCAGAGGTATGGCTTTTTCCACTGCAAAAAGTGCAACATCCGGTGGGAGAGTGCTTATGTCTGGTGCATCTCTGGAACCAGTAAG GTGTATTACAAGCAGCTCTGCCGGAAATGTCAGGTAGGGTTTAACCCTTACAGAGTGGAGTCCATCCTTTGCAAG agTTGCTCTCAGACCTGCTGCAGCTGTGACAAGAAGCAGAGACACATCAACATGAAGAGGCCACACCGTCAGGACCTCTGCTGTCGCTGTAAGGGCATGAGGTTGTCCTGCGATGCCACCTACAGCTTCAAATACATCATCTGA